The following are encoded in a window of Hymenobacter sp. GOD-10R genomic DNA:
- a CDS encoding DUF202 domain-containing protein gives MPPTPAFTDHLSLSDRLALQRTRLANERTLLTYVRTSLALVGFGLALLQFHPERGGRLGYTALAVATVVLTVGLLRFRVHRRQLTACQSLAG, from the coding sequence ATGCCACCCACTCCTGCCTTCACTGACCACCTCTCGCTTTCCGACCGACTGGCGCTGCAACGCACCCGGCTAGCCAATGAGCGAACCTTGCTCACCTACGTGCGCACCAGCTTGGCATTGGTGGGCTTTGGGCTGGCACTATTACAGTTTCACCCGGAGCGGGGTGGCCGGCTCGGCTACACGGCACTGGCCGTCGCGACAGTGGTCTTGACGGTAGGCTTGCTGCGCTTTCGGGTGCATCGCCGGCAGCTGACCGCCTGCCAGTCGCTGGCGGGCTAG